Genomic segment of Pelmatolapia mariae isolate MD_Pm_ZW unplaced genomic scaffold, Pm_UMD_F_2 NODE_ptg000580l+_length_27190_cov_1, whole genome shotgun sequence:
gtcgagctccaaacaacaacatcatagttttagagtggagcagagctgacctggtaGATGAATATGTCCTTGTGTACCGGGATTGTCAATTTACTCCAGatgaccagcatccatcttttaagaaccgggtggatctgcaggacagacagatgaaggatggagacgtgtctttgattctgaaggatgtgacgattaatgacactggaacatacgagtgtgGTGTTGtccagagagagggagacagtaTGAAGCTCATCAACTCCACCTACCTTcatgttgatcctccaggtgagtgagtagagttgagtgtgtgtgtgatcagaggtgaagctgcttcctggttgttgatgtttgtttctaaagatgttgttgatgagactttgtagaaagcagctggtctgagtgatgtgatcagagtgcagtagataatgtctgacagcagtttgaagaggaaatggattctgttctgttcttcactcatcacctacctgacagctgacacctcacacctgtttctcacctgcaggtcagacaggaggatctgttggactgaaagttggtctgtcagtttctgctgtgcttcttgttgctgttgttggtttCCTGATCTACAGAAGATCTAAACTGAATCCTGCTGATCCACATGTAGCAGAGCGTCTTCAGCATGAATGTGAGTCAGatgaacaaacacaaagatacataaataaatgatggtgaACATCCAGCAGACGGCTGTAGAAAGCTGGATGTTCAGAGTCTGATGTTATTTCTCTGATGATCATCATGTTCAGACTCAGAccaacagtgtgtgtctgtgctgtctGTCAGTGACTCTGAACTACAGTTTCTTCATCTTCAGGCTGTTCATGAGATTTACTGACACAAAGTCAAACTgtgttacaaacacacatgaattTCTGAGCTCTGATCTCAGAGTcagtgagtgtttttgtgttggagcttcagctgtttgtaagAACTTGTTCTGTGAGAGATGAACAACACAGACCTGAGatcagctgttacacacactGAATGAAGTGACAACACAAACGCTGTGTGATGATCTGAGTGTAGATGAAGGTCTGTGGATTCTAGACGATCAATAATCTGCCTGATTGTGTTCAGGATCATTGATCAGTTACAAATGAATGAGCTGTGACTCAGTTTGGATGTAGAAATGTTGTCTCAGTCAAACTGAGCtctttcatgtttctatgaactttgtgtgtgttgaatgcagcaggaagaaaaacaaagtgtgtgTAACAACCCTCTCTGTAACTGATGCTGCTTATTTTACACTCAGCAGGTTTCATCATCTTTTCATTAAATACAGCTGAGAGTGTTTTACAGTCACAGTGTTATGATTGTTATGAAGCTACAGATTTATGGAGCTGCACACTCACAGATTTCTGTCTGATCCTGATACTCTGAAACTTTTATTGAACTTTTGTTACAGAACAAACATAAATAATGTTCAGCTCCATATTT
This window contains:
- the LOC134623368 gene encoding uncharacterized protein LOC134623368, encoding MSAVTASLCSTLMFVLFVSADQKNITAESGQDVTLTCRAPNNNIIVLEWSRADLVDEYVLVYRDCQFTPDDQHPSFKNRVDLQDRQMKDGDVSLILKDVTINDTGTYECGVVQREGDSMKLINSTYLHVDPPGQTGGSVGLKVGLSVSAVLLVAVVGFLIYRRSKLNPADPHVAERLQHEYKNIPAESGQDVTLTCRAVNNESEKMNQQLHQPEVDPTQTETSRSVSS